The sequence CCCGACTCAGTCCGATCGCGATGTGCGAACTCGAACTCACCGGGTCGACGCCGAGCGCGACCATCGCGACGCTGCTCTCGGACGACGGCGACCGCGCCGCCACGCTCGAGCACGTCCGGACCGCCGTCGCCGAACACGCCGACCGCGAGACGGTCCTCGAGGCCGGACGCGACCAGGCTCGCGACCGGTTGCCCGACCCCGACCGTGTCGGCGACGGCGGGCTCTCGGATCTCCGGGCGCTCGCGCTATTGCGCGCGTCGACGGGCGCTCGAATCGCCGGCCCCGAATTCGACCCGTTCTACCGGTACTCCGGTGGCTACGGCTACACCTGGTTCCGGGACGACGCCGAGATCGCCCGCTTCCTGCTCGCGGCCGATCGGCGGCTGGCGCTCGGACTCGAGGAGTGGCACGAACGAAGCGCCCGGTTCTACGCCGAGACACAGCTCTCCGACGGCACCTGGCCCCACCGGGTGTGGCCGTACAACGGCGCGCTCGCTCCCGGCTGGGCCCACGGCCGCCTCGAGGGAGGCGAGTCCAAGGAGTACCAGGCGGATCAGACCGCGAGCGCGGCGGCGTTTCTCGCGACGTACCTCCGGCGCGTTGATCCCGACGACGGGCAGGTTCGGGAGACGCTCGCGGCCGCGGTCGACGGACTGGACGACTCGCTCGCGGCCGACGGCCTCCCCGAACGAGTCCAGAACGCCTGGGAGAACATGACCGGGCGCTTTGCCCACACCGCGGCGACGTTCCTCGAGGCCTACGCGGCGGTCGCCAAGGCGCCCGTCGACGACGCGCTCGCGGCGCGAGCGCGGGAGCGAGCGCGAACCGTGTACGACGCGGTCGACGACCTCTGGGTGCCCGAGCGCGGGATCTACGCGATGCGGACCGACGGCGACGACGTCGACGACCGGCTCGACGGCAGCACGCTCGCGCTCGCGTCGGCCCACCGGGAGTACGCCGCGCTCGAGGACGTCGACGGCGAGCGACTCGATCGGCTCGTATCTCACGTTGAGACCACGATCGACGGGCTCTACCGGAACCCCGCGGGGCCCGTCGAGGGGCTCGCGCGCTTCGAGGGCGATCCCTGGCGGGTCCGCGACCAGGACGCTGCGAAGATCTGGACGGTGACGACGGCGTGGGGCGCACACGCCGCCGTCGAACTCGGCGAGTTACTGGCGGCGAGCGACCGCGAGGAGAGCGCGGCGTTCGACGAACGCGGGCGCGACCTGCTCGCGCTGGTCGGGCCCGGTGGACCGCTCCGCAGACCCGGCGGCTATCTCCCCGAGCAGGTGTTCGACGACGGCACGCCGGACAGCGCCACGCCGCTGGGCTGGCCCCACGCTATCCGACTCGCGACGGCGAGTCTCCTCGAGGCGTCCGGATCGCCCGCGCGTGCTGACGCCGAGGACCGCGCGCCGCTGCAGGACTGAGTCTCCGCCTCGCGAGCGACGGTTTTCACGATATCGAACGGACCGCGGCGCGTACGGTCTCGAAAATCAGGACGTGACGGTCGGCGCCTCTCGTTCGCGGGTGAGGACGTTCCGACCCGTTTCGGCGTCGAACAGGTGGACGTCCGACTCGTCGAACGCGATCGTCACCCGATCACCCGACTCGAGGCGCACGTCCGAGTCGACGCGGGCGATGAACTCGTCGCTCAGCCCGAGGTGCAGGAAGTTGTCGGAGCCGACGGGTTCGACGACGTCGATGGTGGTCGCGATCGCGTTGGCCGCACCGTCGTCGGCGACGGTGACGTTCTCCGGCCGCACGCCGAGCGTGTACCGGCTCGACTCGAGGTCGTCCGCGTGACGGTCGACGTACGCCGCCGAGAGGTCGTACGCGAACTCGCCGTCGGGACCGATCAGCTGAAGTCGATCGCCGTTGGGCTCGACGGCGACGTCGACGAAGTTCATTGACGGCGAGCCGATGAAGCCGCCGACGAACCCGTTGACCGGCCGCTCGTAGACGTCGGTCGGCTTCCCCTGCTGCTGGAGTTCGCCGCCGTCGAGGATGACGATCCGGTCGCCCATCGTCATCGCCTCGTGCTGGTCGTGCGTGACGTAGACGGCCGTGATCTCGAGTTCGTTCTGGAGCCGCTGGATCTCCGCGCGCATGGTCGTCCGGAGCTTGGCGTCGAGATTGCTGAGCGGTTCGTCGAACAGGAACAGATCGGGTTCCCTGACGATCGCGCGGCCGAGGGCAACGCGCTGTTTCTGGCCGCCGGAGAGCTCGTCGGGCTTGTCCTCGAGGAGGTCCGCGATGTCCATCATCTCGGCCGTTTCGACCACCTGCGCTTCGCGCTCGGCCTCGGTCAGCTCGGTGCTCATCCGGAGCCCGAACGCCATGTTCTCGAAGACGGTCTTGTGAGGATACAGCGCGTAGTTCTGGAACACCATCGCGACGTCCCGGTTTTTCGCGTGGACGTCCGTGACGTCCTCGCCGCCGATCTCGATCCGGCCGCCGGTCGGTTCCTCGAGGCCCGCGAGCATTCGAAGCGTCGTCGTCTTGCCACAGCCCGACGGCCCGACGACGGTCACGAACTCGCCGTCCTCGATTTCGAGGGAGAGGTCGTTGACGGCGACGACTGATCCGGTGTCGTATTCTTTCCGCAGTGCGTCGACTGTGACCCGTGCCATGACACCACAATTACCCGGGGGCGATAAAACCCTTTCCAAAATTCGCTATCTTGGAAGTAATATCTCATCTAATGTTTTGAACGGGTGACGGACCCGGTTTCGCAACCGTCTGGTTGGCCAAACGCGCCGGTCGCGATCCTCGGGCGCTCTCTCTACTCGAGCCCGAACGTTCGGATTCTCCCCGACTGCTGGCCCACAGAGCGACGATGGGGCGGGTGAGAGACGACGAAAACGAACATCCCAAATCATTAAATACGTGAAGATATAATTCATCATCGATTGCAGCATGCCAATGAAACGCAGACCCGTGCTCAAGGGTATCGGCGGAGCGATGGCGGGGGCGACTCTCGCAGGATGTACGAGCATGTTCAGCGGCGACGGGAGCGCTGAACTCTGGCACGAATTCACCGATTCGGAGGAAGAGACCTTCGACGGGCATCTCGAGACGTTCAACGAGGACGCCGATCAGGAACTCGATGCCTCCGGCGTCTCCAGTATGGACGAGCAGTTGGAGACCGCGCTCCCGGCCAACGACGGGCCGATGAGTTTTACCTGGGCGCACGACTGGATCGGCGTCCAGCACGAGAACGGGAACCTCTACGACGGGAGCGATGCGTTCGACGTCGACCTCGAGGGGACGTATACGGAAGCAGCCGCCGACG comes from Haloterrigena salifodinae and encodes:
- a CDS encoding glucan 1,4-alpha-glucosidase, translated to MELHGALNDFKRSQGEPRRFPGERRSTRGLFSGLDERLVHVAPDGSIRDYSYPLSGLAGVERSRFGLETDGDVRWFDADDVDQRYVDDTAVVETTHAVGDATCLQYDVTIGRLHLTHFELERGDELSGNVSLHACVGFAPEGRAGRVGQLWHGDAVEVHHDVERDFLAASTELSATGQVPERFAELLASEPADFPRSPTDDRYEEARLSPIAMCELELTGSTPSATIATLLSDDGDRAATLEHVRTAVAEHADRETVLEAGRDQARDRLPDPDRVGDGGLSDLRALALLRASTGARIAGPEFDPFYRYSGGYGYTWFRDDAEIARFLLAADRRLALGLEEWHERSARFYAETQLSDGTWPHRVWPYNGALAPGWAHGRLEGGESKEYQADQTASAAAFLATYLRRVDPDDGQVRETLAAAVDGLDDSLAADGLPERVQNAWENMTGRFAHTAATFLEAYAAVAKAPVDDALAARARERARTVYDAVDDLWVPERGIYAMRTDGDDVDDRLDGSTLALASAHREYAALEDVDGERLDRLVSHVETTIDGLYRNPAGPVEGLARFEGDPWRVRDQDAAKIWTVTTAWGAHAAVELGELLAASDREESAAFDERGRDLLALVGPGGPLRRPGGYLPEQVFDDGTPDSATPLGWPHAIRLATASLLEASGSPARADAEDRAPLQD
- a CDS encoding ABC transporter ATP-binding protein — protein: MARVTVDALRKEYDTGSVVAVNDLSLEIEDGEFVTVVGPSGCGKTTTLRMLAGLEEPTGGRIEIGGEDVTDVHAKNRDVAMVFQNYALYPHKTVFENMAFGLRMSTELTEAEREAQVVETAEMMDIADLLEDKPDELSGGQKQRVALGRAIVREPDLFLFDEPLSNLDAKLRTTMRAEIQRLQNELEITAVYVTHDQHEAMTMGDRIVILDGGELQQQGKPTDVYERPVNGFVGGFIGSPSMNFVDVAVEPNGDRLQLIGPDGEFAYDLSAAYVDRHADDLESSRYTLGVRPENVTVADDGAANAIATTIDVVEPVGSDNFLHLGLSDEFIARVDSDVRLESGDRVTIAFDESDVHLFDAETGRNVLTREREAPTVTS